A stretch of Caenorhabditis elegans chromosome IV DNA encodes these proteins:
- the R09H10.3 gene encoding putative 5-hydroxyisourate hydrolase R09H10.3 (Confirmed by transcript evidence) translates to MNKFSLFFALTATLMTITESAVPTASISAHVLDISGGSPAGGVQILAYIQQNDDWTKIGSEFTQDNGRVDWVSPDFTLIPGTYRLVYITEPYYKAKNVESFYPYVEVVFNIRDATQHYHVPLTLSPWGYSTYRGS, encoded by the exons ATGAACAAATTCTCGCTATTTTTTGCTCTCACAg CAACATTGATGACAATCACGGAATCGGCTGTTCCAACTGCTTCGATTTCGGCTCACGTCCTCGACATTTCTGGTGGCTCACCAGCTGGAGGTGTTCAAATTCTCGCCTACATCCAGCAAAACGATGATTGGACTAAAATCGGATCTGa ATTCACGCAAGACAATGGGCGTGTTGATTGGGTATCTCCCGATTTCACCCTAATCCCTGGAACCTACCGATTGGTCTACATCACGGAACCATACTACAAAGCGAAGAATGTGGAGAGCTTTTATCCATATGTTGAGGTTGTTTTCAACATTCGTGATGCAACACAACACTACCATGTTCCATTGACTTTGAGTCCATGGGGATACTCTACATACCGTGGATCATAA
- the R09H10.3 gene encoding putative 5-hydroxyisourate hydrolase R09H10.3 (Confirmed by transcript evidence): MTITESAVPTASISAHVLDISGGSPAGGVQILAYIQQNDDWTKIGSEFTQDNGRVDWVSPDFTLIPGTYRLVYITEPYYKAKNVESFYPYVEVVFNIRDATQHYHVPLTLSPWGYSTYRGS; encoded by the exons ATGACAATCACGGAATCGGCTGTTCCAACTGCTTCGATTTCGGCTCACGTCCTCGACATTTCTGGTGGCTCACCAGCTGGAGGTGTTCAAATTCTCGCCTACATCCAGCAAAACGATGATTGGACTAAAATCGGATCTGa ATTCACGCAAGACAATGGGCGTGTTGATTGGGTATCTCCCGATTTCACCCTAATCCCTGGAACCTACCGATTGGTCTACATCACGGAACCATACTACAAAGCGAAGAATGTGGAGAGCTTTTATCCATATGTTGAGGTTGTTTTCAACATTCGTGATGCAACACAACACTACCATGTTCCATTGACTTTGAGTCCATGGGGATACTCTACATACCGTGGATCATAA
- the R09H10.6 gene encoding EF-hand domain-containing protein (Partially confirmed by transcript evidence): protein MRRLLLLLVIPVALCQITPVPKMDITPIPIDKTDPNVKEFQRIDSNKDGQLTFTEFLLSDHPFLEHQSRRFHGFDTNGDGTVTKKEYEEYFKRLEKHKRRSDMFFNKFNRDRRDPFQASFFDSFPKNSPGEESRELSGPIHNPSMVLL, encoded by the exons ATGCGTCGTCTATTGCTATTGCTTGTAATTCCTGTGGCATTATGCCAAATTACACCTGTACCCAAGATGGATATTACCCCGATTCCAATTGATAAAACTGATCCAAATGTTAAAG AGTTTCAACGCATCGACTCAAACAAAGATGGGCAGCTCACATTCACGGAATTCTTGCTCTCGGATCACCCGTTCCTGGAGCATCAGTCAAGAAGATTTCACGGATTTGATACAAATG GCGACGGTACCgtaacaaaaaaagaatatgagGAATATTTCAAACGACTTGAGAAACACAAGCGTCGCAGTGACATGTTCTTCAATAAATTT aatcgaGACCGCCGTGATCCATTTCAGGCGTCGTTCTTTGATTCATTCCCGAAGAATTCGCCGGGCGAGGAGTCGCGTGAGCTATCTGGGCCGATCCACAATCCATCAATGGTCCTTCTTTGA
- the ptr-14 gene encoding SSD domain-containing protein (Confirmed by transcript evidence): MTGASALDPPAFVRLLNRLFRQCGLFVADNDKAVLIVTLLLTAFCSSKICFTKQEDDIKTGYTPVGARSLDEIEVFSDFFASTGDPIAVFLFITAKDNSSMADYNTMKEVVDIMDYVGSNLTHKGESFYTLCTDFCQINEPVRQYYNGLAMKQQNLSEVGSRFQLTFPMMQVLGKELDLSPNFFGVKTDEDGNVEYVKIIMLQIRANIPNDWKKEDAAEYERMISQYFHFKYDSTHVTPLAMSLTYTGDEVVRTGLTIFPFIGVGFIIMTTFSIITIYYSSSRLDQWSVHKVSEAILACVCPLLATSSALGTLFWFGFRFGTILCVTPFLILAIGVDDAYLQVHACMRLTAEDSSMTKREKIARMLVEVGPSIAITSMTNLFAFLVGIYTPTPEISLFCAGNAVAILFDFIYQITMYTAILSICENLEMRKNATKRKDSGLSFKNEQFTVMLDSYCDWVANAYTHLLVLFCFIVYIFVSIRGALNINIILSPDKLVIGDSPLLQVNYLRDQFVLPNYTTVNIFVQNPGNLTIQSNLDYMNSLFDSFESYPECLGKKFSHYFVRDYESFRESSLEEMEMMEDEEGDTNKTALEPFSKAAMSEFLAWPEFQHWNGFVKFDKNGMLSKYWATVSYHGEGLGDFQVRRRMLNRWRATADQFAPLNVSIFDDYAPFVDTLETILPATISTSVCTLICMMIVCFLFMYNVFTVFVATLAITSICIGVFGFLSMWGIDLDPISMACLIMSIGFSVDFPAHITFHYFREGLHDPQSTPAKRVARSLAAIGFPLLQCGLSTILFVLCLLFVPTYMGEVFVKTMILVVTLGLIHGLFIVPAFLCAFTAIHQTCFSSSRVAHSQSFSSLAKLFSWRISPSTSDNKISA; the protein is encoded by the exons ATGACTGGTGCATCGGCTCTAGATCCACCGGCTTTCGTGCGTCTTCTGAATCGCTTATTCCGGCAATGTGGATTATTTGTGGCCGACAACGACAAAGCTGTCCTCATT GTGACCTTACTTCTCACCGCCTTCTGTTCATCGAAAATATGTTTCACGAAACAGGAGGACGACATCAAGACAG GATACACTCCTGTCGGAGCCCGGTCACTTGATGAAATCGAAGTGTTCTCTGATTTCTTTGCTTCCACGGGAGATCCAATTGCAGTTTTCCTGTTCATAACTGCAAAGGATAACTCATCAATGGCTGATTATAATACTATGAAAGAAGTTGTCGATATTATGGATTATGTTGGAAGTAACTTGACTCATAAAGGAGAGTCTTTCTATACATTGTGCACTGATTTCTGCCAAATTAATGAACCCGTTAGGCAGTACTAT AATGGTCTTGCAATGAAGCAACAAAACCTATCTGAAGTTGGATCTCGTTTCCAACTAACCTTCCCAATGATGCAAGTTCTTGGTAAAGAGCTTGATCTGAGCCCAAATTTCTTTGGTGTCAAAACTGATGAAGATGGAAATGTCGAATATGTAAAGATTATTATGCTTCAAATAAGAGCAAATATTCCAAATGactggaaaaaagaagatgcTGCAGAATATGAGCGTATGATTTCTCaatatttccattttaaatACGATTCAACGCATGTTACTCCACTTGCAATGAGTTTAACTTACACCGGAGATGAAGTTGTTCGTACTGGCCTTACCATCTTTCCATTTATTGGTGTTGGATTTATCATTATGACTACTTTCTCGATTATCACTATCTACTATAGTAGCTCTCGTCTTGATCAATGGAGTGTTCATAAAGTATCTGAAGCAATTCTTGCGTGTGTCTGCCCACTTCTTGCCACTTCATCTGCTCTTGGAACTCTTTTCTGGTTTGGTTTCAGATTTGGAACTATTCTTTGTGTAACACCGTTTTTGATTTTGGCCATTG GTGTTGATGATGCTTATCTTCAAGTTCATGCTTGCATGCGTTTGACAGCGGAAGATAGTTCAATGACGAAGAGAGAAAA AATTGCTCGAATGCTTGTCGAGGTTGGACCATCAATTGCAATTACCTCGATGACTAATCTCTTTGCTTTCCTCGTCGGAATCTACACTCCAACACCTGAAATTTCTCTTTTCTGTGCTGGAAATGCTGTTGCTATCCTTTTCGATTTCATCTATCAAATCACAATGTACACTGCCATCCTCTCCATTTGTGAGAACCTGGAAATGAGAAAGAATGCCACGAAGCGAAAGGATTCTGGATTGAGCTTCAAAAATGAGCAGTTCACCGTAATGTTGGATAGCTATTGTGATTGGGTTGCCAATGCCTACACACATTTGCTTGTTCTTTTCTGCTTCATTgtctatatttttgtttccattCGTGGAGCATTGAATATTAATATCATCTTATCACCAGATAAATTGGTGATAGGAGATTCTCCATTGCTTCAAGTCAACTATTTGAGAGATCAATTTGTTCTTCCAAATTATACAACCGTTAATATATTTGTGCAAAAT CCAGGAAATCTGACAATACAATCCAACCTCGATTACATGAATTCTCTTTTCGACAGTTTCGAATCCTACCCAGAATGTCTTGGAAAGAAATTCAGTCACTATTTTGTCAGAGATTATGAATCATTCCGTGAATCGTCTCTGGAAGAAATGGAAATGATGGAAGACGAAGAAGGAGATACCAATAAAACAGCTCTTGAGCCATTCTCCAAAGCTGCAATGTCAGAATTTCTTGCATGGCCAGAGTTCCAACATTGGAATGGATTTGTGAAGTTTGACAAGAATGGAATGCTCTCAAAGTACTGGGCAACTGTATCTTATCATGGAGAAGGACTTGGAGATTTTCAAGTGAGAAGAAGAATGTTGAATAGGTGGAGAGCTACAGCCGATCAGTTTGCTCCtttgaatgtttcaatttttgatgattatGCTCCATTTGTTGATACACTTGAAACAATTCTTCCGGCAACAATCTCGACATCTGTTTGCACTCTCATATGTATGATGATCGTCTGTTTCTTGTTCATGTACAACGTCTTCACCGTTTTTGTAGCGACCTTGGCCATCACCTCTATTTGCATAG GTGTGTTCGGATTTCTATCAATGTGGGGAATCGATTTGGATCCAATATCGATGGCTTGCTTAATCATGAGTATTGGATTTTCGGTGGATTTCCCTGCTCATATTACATTCCATTATTTTAGAGAAGGACTTCATGATCCACAATCAACACCAGCAAAGAGAGTTGCAAg ATCCCTCGCCGCTATAGGATTTCCACTTTTACAATGTGGTTTATCAACGATTCTATTCGTTCTTTGCTTACTTTTTGTTCCAACCTATATGGGCGAAGTTTTCGTGAAGACAATGATCCTTGTGGTGACACTGGGTCTCATCCATGGGCTTTTTATTGTTCCTGCATTCCTATGTGCTTTCACAGCGATACATCAAACTTGCTTCTCATCTTCAAGAGTTGCTCATTCACAg tcattttcgTCGCTTGCCAAACTGTTTTCATGGAGGATTTCCCCATCAACAAGTGACAACAAAATCTCAGCATAA
- the R09H10.7 gene encoding SEA domain-containing protein (Confirmed by transcript evidence) — translation MKVSEFNSGSSYNGILPTRPDMSEDKVLIRKLKMYSIMFFVLFILFLITTIIVSVILGINIKTEQNLEDQLEACIEVRDAFFLKSHDPPLKISA, via the exons ATGAAAGTTTCCGAATTCAACAGTGGATCCTCGTACAACGGAATTCTTCCTACAAGGCCAGATATGAGCGAAGATAAAGTTCTTATTAG AAAACTGAAGATGTACTCAATCATGTTCTTTGTATTATTCATTCTATTTCTTATTACCACTATAATTGTATCTGTTATTCTTGGAATCAATATCAAAACTGAACAAAACTTGGAAGATCAACTGGAAGCTTGCATTGAAGTTCGGGATGCCTTTTTCCTGAAGTCTCATGATCCTCCTCTGAAGATCTCTGCCTAA
- the R09H10.5 gene encoding EGF-like domain-containing protein (Confirmed by transcript evidence) translates to MAPATKAIGLLLVIIGLAAGVQYEIRGNIDLINSYDIHPDYYNEKSFTEKLNKVSERFSQVVGPDFKEFFVHDYKIHGQDTAVFHARLTLVSSLTVSRQDIIDQIVATDDVQIYFLRKNEFEVQGDSVSRFRVVRADVSNCLHGGILLPNATCSCLPYYSGANCEVVTCRNNGIGSSGRCSCPPGLYSAHCEARTCVTKIDSVVDFSSQSLIIAINTRTSMAYDLSMIIENIPTLVTDYQSQGVILSSFIVTVYRYTKSVYFMETSAFTTSDAMIDYLHSVTIAPSSDDQPLLDAIANSQSTQPTMRPKSTVYVFADSENLLDPTPSTLLSSTNESMVIQQTLAWRNKIIFVLSQTTSSPIEPTGNHFDVLRRVATAAHGDILMIDKTEIVEVLTHLLFYTIGGQNTYVQYYNNVAKNIPVQSDTPTQTTYIMMTVENGESLPNIQDTNGNTLKPTSSGRRFAVYRVFQSSTTSVTITGDTIPLHNTRVWFTSMDDVLVSYSEDDTVDNNYAHTFNGYYQRPSLYSSFATTTSLSVSTANSVTSGVISAAVTATAKATSCIFQYQIANATSCTPGPYVHNVVVSASDGNKYRAVPGYCFTPDSHMAAPWSCLNNGTRSGISTCSCTANWGGLHCEVPKCVNGGSPDKFPNGGGHGNCICPFGVSGSFCEILTCSTTSPDTFQSYNRSFAVVVQNSLSANQALVRLNDGLRAMLNQGQSNDFEDFVLTTFKARTVNGASFPDVSSSKFSSASAFLNATNDIGIGYSYSPSGPQPGLFALETTMRSMDFDKSSIFFFTDSASSVVEASMNFSDIVQTAVERQIEISVVIIPPYGSTDFCTDIGTYEIYEILAQQTGGNFINFCQPYTTNGDPVFNFIASYGSTHHHTEVVAYYNVMDCSLFASRSFYISSATNDAYVVVYSPTIQNFTASVTNNGVSQSLVADSHSVPFFASYQIKISAGSSLQYVLQLSSNTKAQCFVRITERSQFSAYLGFSPDPSFDRFSRDLTYATHQQPVIHLSSTLQSDPSIDVTSYDNNNNIAFTSLFTKRTSGCKYEYIMNQEYTCQSAGDTFTMETTITTNEVTIMRTQRAYCSDLIGCINGGIMLGGNCQCVNGYTSLHCEVPTCQNGGSVVDFKCQCPSIYDGDSCQYTTCNTWNFVETHDPREYNFQQIVFVVEINTKNMILPNSYLLKNIQAFVDSTDDVNVPKQYTLVTFDDTNIKVVASSTRKDVFLAAFQKGITVSVNSPTKVRGLEAINTAYATLVDLPGIVYVFTATNSASNLDAVRQRYGVQVNMIWMGADLTPVNVNYYYAAIARQSNGRVLPVSPLQTQQILSALTPTVNENQLILDDAAKDCSAGVNFQFPVGSLATTLTLVATGTGVSVTVTDEKSNNVDLTNSTTFTDVNTLIRTISTSGHNAGTWSVTVKSTGSCYLQARVNSPLQIIPRFTNDQGDDFGSGTPRVGAGSTSASYITFRVMDSYNSDSHNFGSTILTVSSANTDPETPWETGIFTNATVLVRDPVNCASQFVTPLITWTSTYMKFVVRGKDSNNNDYQRTFFFNKSGNKADCMNSATVDTYGFCQCDANHFGNLCQLRKCTNGGVSAYGLCDCPNGYYGDYCEQYISA, encoded by the exons ATGGCGCCTGCTACAAAGGCCATTGGATTGCTACTGGTTATTATAGGATtgg CCGCTGGTGTTCAATATGAAATTCGTGGTAACATTGATCTCATCAACAGTTACGATATCCATCCGGACTATTACAATGAAAAATCATTCACGGAAAAGTTGAACAAAGTTTCGGAACGG ttttcacaaGTTGTTGGACCAGATTTCAAAGAGTTTTTTGTTCATGATTACAA AATTCACGGTCAAGACACCGCAGTCTTCCATGCTCGTCTAACACTTGTCTCATCTCTAACAGTTTCCCGACAAGACATCATTGACCAAATCGTGGCGACGGACGACGTGCAAATATATTTCTTGCGAAAAAATG aatttgaagtACAAGGGGACAGTGTTTCGAGATTCAGAGTAGTTCGTGCTGACGTGAGCAATTGCTTGCATGGAGGTATTTTATTGCCAAATGCTACCTGTTCTTGCTTACCATACTATTCTGGAGCTAACTGTGAAGTGGTGAC ttgccGCAACAATGGTATTGGATCAAGTGGAAGATGTTCATGTCCTCCTGGATTGTATTCTGCTCATTGTGAAGCAA gAACTTGTGTCACCAAGATTGACTCCGTCGTTGACTTCTCGTCTCAGTCACTCATTATTGCTATCAACACTAGAACATCGATGGCATACGATTTGAGCATGAtcattgaaaatattccaaCATTGGTGACGGATTACCAAAGTCAAGGAGTCATTCTTTCGAGCTTCATCGTCACCGTCTACAGATATACAA AATCCGTATACTTCATGGAAACGAGTGCCTTCACAACATCCGATGCTATGATTGATTACCTTCACAGTGTGACCATTGCTCCATCATCTGATGATCAACCTCTTCTTGACGCTATTGCTAACTCTCAATCCAC cCAGCCAACAATGAGACCAAAATCAACTGTTTATGTTTTTGCTGATTCTGAGAACTTATTGGATCCAACTCCCTCAACGCTTCTCAGTAGCACAAATGAAAGCATGGTCATCCAGCAGACTCTTGCCTGGAGAAATAAG aTTATCTTTGTTCTCTCCCAAACGACATCAAGCCCAATTGAGCCAACTGGAAACCACTTCGATGTGCTCCGCAGAGTCGCTACGGCTGCTCATGGAGACATTTTGATGATTGATAAAACGGAAATTGTCGAA GTTCTCACTCATCTTCTTTTCTACACAATTGGTGGACAGAATACATATGTGCAATACTACAATAATGTTGCCAAAAATATTCCAGTGCAGTCGGATACACCAACACAAACAACATATATTATGATGACAGTTGAGAATGGAGAATCAC ttccaaATATTCAAGACACCAATGGTAACACATTGAAGCCCACATCCTCTGGACGAAGATTTGCT GTTTATCGTGTATTCCAAAGTTCAACCACATCAGTTACCATCACAGGAGACACAATTCCACTTCATAATACTCGTGTGTGGTTCACTTCAATGGACGATGTTCTTGTGTCATACTCTGAAGATGATACTGTTGATAACAATTATGCTCACACATTCAATGGATATTATCAACGGCCATCTCTATATTCTTCGTTTGCTACAACTACAAGTCTCTCAGTTTCAACCGCTAATTCTGTCACTTCCGGTGTGATTTCTGCTGCTGTTACAGCGACAGCAAAAGCAACATCATGCATCTTCCAGTACCAAATCGCAAATGCTACTTCGTGTACTCCAGGTCCATATGTTCATAATGTGGTTGTGTCTGCTTCCGATGGAAACAAGTACCGTGCAGTTCCAGGATATTGCTTCACGCCAG ATTCCCACATGGCCGCTCCGTGGTCATGTCTCAACAACGGAACCCGCTCCGGAATAAGCACTTGCTCATGCACAGCCAACTGGGGTGGACTTCACTGTGAAGTTCCAAAATGTGTGAATGGAGGATCACCTGACAAGTTCCCCAACGGTGGTGGTCATGGAAACTGCATTTGTCCATTTGGTGTTTCTGGAAGTTTCTGTgaaattt TGACATGCAGCACCACATCCCCCGACACCTTCCAATCTTACAATCGGTCATTTGCTGTTGTTGTTCAAAACTCTTTATCTGCTAATCAAGCTCTTGTGCGGCTTAATGATGGTCTCCGTGCAATGCTCAATCAAGGACAGTCTaatgattttgaagattttgtgCTTACGACATTCAAGGCTAGAACAGTCAACGGAGCATCATTCCCAGATGTATCGTCGTCCAAGTTCAGCTCAGCATCTGCTTTCCTTAACGCTACCAACGACATTGGAATCGGATATTCATATTCTCCAAGTGGACCTCAGCCAGGACTATTCGCCTTGGAAACTACAATGAGATCAATGGATTTTGATAAATCctcaattttcttcttcaCTGATTCTGCGTCTTCGGTGGTGGAAGCTTCGATGAACTTCTCCGATATTGT TCAAACCGCAGTGGAACGTCAAATTGAAATCTCTGTAGTCATCATTCCACCATATGGATCCACTGACTTCTGTACCGACATTGGAACATATGAGATTTATGAAATCCTTGCACAACAGACTGGTGGAAACTTTATCAATTTCTGTCAACCGTATACTACAAACGGAGATCCTGTGTTCAAT TTCATTGCTTCGTATGGAAGCACTCATCATCACACAGAGGTTGTTGCTTACTATAATGTTATGGATTGTTCGCTTTTTGCATCCCGTTCGTTTTATATTTCAAGCGCCACAAATGATGCATATGTTGTCGTTTATTCTC ctacgATTCAAAACTTTACTGCTTCCGTTACTAATAATGGTGTATCGCAGTCGTTGGTTGCTGATTCACATTCAGTGCCATTCTTTGCCagttatcaaattaaaatcagTGCTGGATCTTCGTTGCAATATGTCCTCCAACTTTCCTCTAATACCAAGGCACAGTGCTTTGTCAGAATCACCGAGCGCAGTCAATTCTCCGCTTACCTTGGATTCTCTCCTGATCCATCATTTGATCGTTTCAGTAGAGATCTGACTTATGCAACTCATCAACAGCCAGTCATTCATCTTTCTTCAACTCTTCAATCTGATCCATCAATTGATGTCACTAGTTATGATAACAACAATAACATTGCTTTTACTTCATTGTTCACTAAACGTACATCTGGATGCAAGTATGAATACATCATGAATCAAGAATACACTTGCCAAAGTGCTGGAGATACATTCACAATGGAAACTACCATTACGACAAATGAAGTGACAATCATGAGAACTCAAAGAGCTTACTGTAGTGATTTGATTGGATGTATCAATGGAGGAATCATGTTGGGTGGAAATTGTCAATGTGTCAATGGATACACGAGTCTTCACTGTGAAGTACCAACATGTCAAAATGGTGGTTCGGTAGTAGACTTTAAGTGTCAATGTCCTTCTATATATGATGGAGATTCTTGTCAATACACAACCTGTAACACATGGAACTTTGTAGAGACTCATGATCCAAGAGAGTATAACTTCCAGCAAATTGTTTTTGTCGTCGAAATCAACACCAAGAATATGATCCTGCCAAATTCGTATCTTTTGAAGAATATCCAAGCATTTGTGGATTCTACTGATGACGTAAATGTTCCAAAGCAATACACTCTTGTGACCTTCGATGACACTAACATCAAAGTTGTTGCATCTTCCACGCGAAAAGATGTTTTCTTGGCAGCCTTCCAAAAAGGTATCACTGTTTCAGTGAATAGTCCCACCAAAGTTAGAGGATTGGAAGCTATTAACACTGCATATGCAACACTTGTCGATCTTCCTGGAATTGTTTATGTGTTTACTGCAACCAATTCAGCAAGCAATCTCGATGCAGTCAGACAACGTTATGGTGTTcag GTCAACATGATTTGGATGGGAGCTGATCTCACACCTGTAAACGTAAACTATTATTATGCAGCCATTGCAAGACAATCAAATGGACGAGTCCTTCCAGTCAGCCCACTTCAAACTCAACAG ATTCTGAGCGCTCTTACTCCAACTGTCAATGAGAATCAATTGATTCTCGATGATGCCGCCAAGGATTGCAGTGCTGGAGTGAACTTCCAGTTCCCAGTCGGAAGTTTGGCTACGACACTTACACTTGTAGCGACTGGAACTGGCGTTTCAGTTACTGTCACagatgaaaaat ccaacaaCGTCGATTTGACCAACTCCACTACCTTCACCGATGTGAACACCTTGATCAGAACAATCAGCACATCTGGACATAATGCAGGCACCTGGAGTGTTACAGTAAAAAGCACCGGAAGTTGTTATCTTCAAGCTAGAGTCAACTCGCCACTTCAAATCATTCCACGTTTCACCAACGATCAGGGGGATGACTTCGGAAGTGGAACTCCAAGAGTTGGTGCTGGAAGTACATCCGCTTCTTATATCACTTTCCGTGTAATGGACAGTTACAACTCTGATTCCCACAACTTTGGTTCGACTATTCTAACTGTTTCATCAGCTAATACTGACCCTGAAACTCCATGGGAAACTGGAATTTTCACAAATGCAACTGTTCTTGTTAGAGACCCAGTTAACTGTGCAAGCCAGTTTGTGACACCGCTCATCACTTGGACTTCAACTTACATGAAATTTGTCGTGAGAGGAAAGGATTCTAATAACAACGATTATCAGCGAACTTTCTTCTTTAATAAGAGTGGAAACAAAGCCG attgcatGAATTCTGCTACTGTAGACACTTATGGTTTCTGTCAATGCGATGCCAATCATTTTGGAAATCTATGCCAACTTAGAAAATGTACGAATGGAGGAGTATCAGCTTATGGACTATGTGACTGTCCAAATGGTTACTATGGCGATTATTGTGAACAAT atatctcGGCTTAA
- the F56C4.4 gene encoding Activin_recp domain-containing protein (Confirmed by transcript evidence), with amino-acid sequence MKYCVESYSEDFDTVTASCQTLSTSRRILNLCEGDRVSTNIGVTTRCCSENMCNDVGIEKRTKKDSSAGKQKIEH; translated from the exons ATGAAGTACTGTGTGGAATCTTATAGTGAAGATTTTGATACGGTCACCGCGAGTTGTCAGACGTTGAGTACAAGCAGAAGAATCCTGAATTTGTGCGAG ggtGATCGAGTTTCCACAAACATCGGAGTGACAACGAGATGCTGTTCGGAAAACATGTGTAACGATGTTGGAATTGAGAAAAGGACCAAGAAAGATTCAAGTGCagggaaacaaaaaattgaacattaa
- the F56C4.4 gene encoding Activin_recp domain-containing protein (Confirmed by transcript evidence) yields the protein MMIFQKTLKIYFFLFFFPTFLTFSLAINCYAGSRGYINGKHIQNFFNETCDDGMKYCVESYSEDFDTVTASCQTLSTSRRILNLCEGDRVSTNIGVTTRCCSENMCNDVGIEKRTKKDSSAGKQKIEH from the exons atgatgatttttcaaaaaactctcaaaatttattttttcttattctttttccccacctttttgacattttcattgGCAATTAACTGTTATGCTG GTAGCAGAGGATACATCAACGGAAAacatattcaaaactttttcaatgagACTTGTGATGATGGAATGAAGTACTGTGTGGAATCTTATAGTGAAGATTTTGATACGGTCACCGCGAGTTGTCAGACGTTGAGTACAAGCAGAAGAATCCTGAATTTGTGCGAG ggtGATCGAGTTTCCACAAACATCGGAGTGACAACGAGATGCTGTTCGGAAAACATGTGTAACGATGTTGGAATTGAGAAAAGGACCAAGAAAGATTCAAGTGCagggaaacaaaaaattgaacattaa
- the F56C4.1 gene encoding uncharacterized protein (Confirmed by transcript evidence): MFPYLAIILFVESTAAEIFSETVGKVIVTQNTCSVMPHRVWKRLGSSGPKPLGEYPPETIKFLMTWVHTAHGVESRLENMLLKWDEQSICFDRPTTLILKKAADGGSFSDFMNKFSYLEVPEHWVVRKDEDDLESWRNVKIDECSTTNDVTYHCPESAFKDSCTQADLEKCSVRMEINSSEDFFTFSRRLGRSHLVATKALIGTIIRNGNIFDVKPVELPQRIFKITLAKTDMMSIGTSLLKY, encoded by the exons ATGTTCCCCTACTTAGCCATCATTCTTTTTGTCGAGTCAACAGCTGCAGAAATATTCTCGGAGACAGTTGGCAAGGTGATAGTTACGCAGAATACTTGCTCAGTGATGCCTCATCGTGTTTGGAAGCG acttgGCAGTTCTGGCCCAAAACCCCTCGGAGAATATCCTCCGGAAACAATCAAATTCCTGATGACATGGGTACATACAGCTCACGGGGTCGAGAGTCGTCTTGAGAATATGTTGCTCAAGTGGGATGAACAATCG ATCTGCTTCGATCGACCAACCACATTGATTCTAAAAAAGGCAGCGGACGGAGGAAGCTTCTCGGATTTCATGAACAAATTCTCGTATCTCGAGGTTCCGGAGCATTGGGTAGTTCGAAAAGATGAGGATGATCTTGAATCTTGGAGG AAtgtaaaaatcgatgaatgtTCTACAACAAATGATGTGACATACCATTGCCCTGAGTCTGCTTTTAAAGATTCCTGCACACAAGCAGATCTCGAAAAATGCTCAGTACGAATGGAGATCAACAGCTCAGAAGATTTT TTTACATTTTCACGGCGTCTGGGACGAAGTCATCTTGTTGCGACGAAAGCACTTATTGGAACAATAATTAGgaatggaaacatttttgatgtaAAACCAGTTGAACTTCCACaaaggatttttaaaataacgtTAGCAAAAACGGATATGATGTCAATTGGGACATCTCttctgaaatattga